The Streptomyces tubercidicus DNA segment CGCGCAGTGTGGCGGCTTCCCGGCCCGGTTCGCGCTGCCCCTCGGGCACGACGGCGCAGGCGAACCAGTTGGTCCGGCCGCCCGAGCTGGGGGTGATGCCGAAGCGGCGGCCCTCGCCCCAGGTCTCGGTGATGCTCCCGATCTCCCCGTCGACCGTGCCGCGCCAGGAGGAGGCGCCGACGTACCGGGCGCGGTGGCGCGGGCCGAAGAGGGCTGTGCGGGCCGCGCTGTTGAGGCCGTCGGCCGCGATCACCACGTCGTACGAGCCGTTCAGCGCGCCGAGGTCCTCGATGCGTTCGCCGAAGGTGACCTCCCCTGCCGCTTCCTGCAGGAGGGAGAGCAGATCGGGCCGGGAGATGAGGCGGCCCGCTTCACCGGTGCGCCGCTTCATGGCCTCGATGTCGAGGGTGGCGATCCGGCCGCCGTCGGGCCGCAGGAAGGCACCCGAGGTCTGCGGCCGGCTCAGCGAGCGCACCTGCGCGCCGACCCCGAGGGCGTCCAGGGCGCCCAGCGCGGTGGGCCACAGCCCGAGGGCGGTACCGGCCGTGGGGAAGCGGCGGGCGCGTTCGAAGACGTCGACCGTCCAGCCGCTTTTACGGAGGGAGAGTGCAGTGGCGAGCCCGCCGATACCGCCGCCGACGACGGCCGCCGTGCGCTGCTTCCGGGTCATGGCGACACGGTACTATGTCCATAGTGGATCGGCACTACAAACATAGTAAAAAGACACGGCGAAGGGCGCTCGGGTGGCACGACGGCGGGATCAGGTACTGGACGCGGGAATCCAGGTGCTGGGGAGCGAGGGGGCACGGCGGCTGACCTATCAGGCGGTCGACGCGGCGGCGGGCGTCCCGTCCGGCACCACCTCCAACTACTTCCGCAACCGGGCGGCCCTGATCGACGGCATCGTCGACCACCTCCAGGTGCTGGAGCGCCGCGACTGGGAGAACTTCGCCGCGGCCGCCGCGCCGGCCGACGCCGGTGAACTCGCCGACGCGGTCACCCGGTTCCTGCAGTACGCGACCGGGCCCGAGCGGGCCAGGACGGCCGCCCGGTTCGCGCTCTACCTGGAGGCCACCGCCCGGCCCGAACTCCGCCCGGCGCTCACCCGCGGCCGGGAGACCGTCCTCGGCTGGGGCGCGGAGTGGCTGGAGCGCTTCGGCTCACCGGCTCCGCGCCGGCACTGCGCGGTCCTCTTCGACTACATGGATGGTGTCGCCTTCCATCAACTGGCCTTCCCTGTCGAGGACTTCGACCCGGGGCCGGGCATCCGCGAGCTGCTGAGCGGGCTGCTGGGCTGAGGGCGCGGGCGGCCGCCCTCGCGTGAGTCGGGCGGGCGCCGCGGGCCGCCCCGCGTCAGTGTGCGGGCGCCGCCGCGGCCGGATCGCCCGCGGGCTCCTCGGCTGCCGCGCCCCGGGCCGCCGGGTCCCCGGCCACGGAGTCCCGGGCCGCCGTGCCCCCGGCCGCCCGCTCCGCGTCCACCGGCTCCGCGTCCACCGCGCTCCCATCCACCGCGCCCCCATCCGCCCTCTCCCGCCCCAAGTGGTTAAAGGCAAGGTTGAGCACGATGGCGACCAGGCAGCCGGTGCTGATGCCGGAGTCCAGGACGACCAGCAGGTCCTTGGGGAGGTGGTGGTAGAAGTCCGGGGCGGCGATCGGGATCAGGCCGATGCCGACGGCCGCCGCGACGATCAGGGCGTTGTCCCCCTTCTCCATCGCGGCGGAGGCCAGCGTCTGGATGCCGCTGGCGGCGACCGAGCCGAAGAGCACGATGCCGGCGCCGCCGAGGACCGGCAGCGGGACCAGCGAGATGACCGAGGCGGCCACCGGGCACAGGCCCAGCACGATCAGGATCAGACCGCCGGTCGCCACGACGAAGCGGCTGCGCACCTTGGTCATCGCGACCAGGCCGATGTTCTGGGCGAAGGCGCTGTTGGCGAAACCGTTGAACAGCGGGCTGACGGCGGTGCCGAGGGTGTCGGCGCGCAGTCCGCCCTCGATGGTGCGCTCGTCCGCCGGGCGGCCGACGATCCTGCCGAGGGCCAGCATGTCGGCCGTCGACTCGGTCATACAGACCAGCATCACGATGCACATGCTGATGATGGCGGCGAGGTCGAACTGCGGGGCGCCGAAGTGGAAGGGCGTCGGAAAGCCGATCAGGGACGCCTGGGAGAGCGCGGAGAAGTCGGTGATGCCGACGGGTATCGCGATCAGGGTGCCGGCGACCAGACCGAGCAGGATCGCGATCTGCTGGAGGAAACCGCGCAGCACCCGCCGCAGCACCAGCACGATCAGGAACGTCAGCGCGGCCATCCCGATGTTCGTCAGCGAACCGTAGTCCGGGGCCCGGTCGTTGCCGCCCTGGGACCAGTTGAAGGCCACCGGCAGCAGTGAGACGCCGATCAGGGTGATGACGGTGCCGGTGACGACCGGCGGGAAGAACCGTACGAGCTTGGAGAAGTACGGCGCGAGGAGGAAGCCCAGCACACCGGCGACGATCACCGCGCCGAAGATGACCGGGAGGGCGTCGTCGGGCCCCTGGGCCTTGCCGATGGCGACCATCGGTGTGACACCGGCGAACGAGACGCCGTTGACGAAGGGGAGCCGGGCGCCGACCTTCCAGAATCCGAGGGTCTGGAGGAGCGTGGCGATACCCGCGGTGAAGAGGCTGGCGCCCATCAGGAAGGCGGTCTCTGTGGCGCTCAGCCCGCAGGCCGGACCCACGATCATCGGTGGGGCCACCACACCCGCGTACATCGCGGCCACATGCTGGAGGCCGCTGGTGATCATCTTGAAGGGCGGGAGGGTCTCATCGACCGGATGTATCCGGTCCCCCTCCGACTGCTGCCCGGTCTTTGCGGCCACTGCGGGCCTCCTTCGTTTTCTGCGCCACCGGGGGCCGGCGGGGCGAGGCTGTCACGGAGGGCGTGCGATGTGGTGCGGGGTGCGGGAAGTCGCCTGGTGAGCGTGGGGCGGCCCGGTGCGCTTGTGGCGCGCGGGGGACGGTGGCGGTCGGGCCAACCGGACCCGGGGGTACGGGAGTTCCCGCATCCCCGGGGTCCGGCGCTGGTGGATCCCGCTCGGATCCACCCGCCCGGCCGGGAGCCGTCCCTCCCGGCCGAGTTCAGGGGTGTGCGTCGGTCGTGGGACCGCGCCGTGGGGGTCAGCCCTCGGCGGCGATACGGGCCAGACGCTGTGCCTCCGCCCGCGCGGTGCGGGCGATGGTGTCCTCATCGACGTTGCTGAGGTGGTTGTCCTCGACGACCGGCCGGCCGCCGACGAGGGAGAGGGTGACGGGGGCGGCCGGGCCGAAGACCAGCGCGGTGACCGGGTCGGCGATGGAGGAGTGCCCGAGGCCGTCCAGCTTCCACAGCACCAGGTCGGCGAGCTTGCCGGCCTCCAGCGAGCCGATCTCGGAGGTCCGGCCGAGGACCTGCGCTCCGCCGTAGGTACCCAGCCGCAGCGCCTTGCGGGCGTTGAGGGCGGCTTCCCTGTGGGCGCCGAGCCGGTTGATGAGCAGGGCGTTGCGCAGCTCGGTGTGGAGTTCGCCGGACTCGTTGGAGGCGGTGCCGTCGACACCGAGGCCGACCGGGACGCCGGCCGCGAGCATGTCGGGGACCCGGGCGATACCGGCCGCGAGGCGGGCGTTGGAGGACGGGCAGTGCGCGACGCCGGTGCCGGTGCGGGCGAAGGCGGCGATGTCGGAGTCGTTCATATGGACGCAGTGCGCCATCCACACGTCGTCACCGAGCCAGCCGGTCGACTCGAAGTAGTCGGTCGGGCCCATGCCGAACAGCTCGTGGCAGAACTTCTCCTCCTCCACGGTCTCCGAGCCATGGGTATGCATCCGTACGCCCTTACGGCGGGCCAACTCGGCGCCCTGCCGCATGAGTTCGGTGGACACGGAGAACGGCGAGCAGGGCGCCGCGGCGATCTGCACCATCGCGCCGAAGGAGGTGTCGTGGTGGGTGTCGATGGCCTCCTCGGTCGCCAGCAGGGCGCCTTCGGTGGTCTCGACGGCGAAGTCCGGGGGCAGTCCGCCGTCCTTCTCGCTGCGGTCCATGGAGCCGCGGGCCAGGGTGATCCGCGCGCCGATCTCCGCGACGGCCGCCAGCTCGGCGCTCACGAGGTCGCCGGAGCCCCGCGGGAAGACATAGTGGTGGTCGGAGGCGGTGGTGACCCCGCCCTTGACCATCATGCCGAGCGAGCCCTGGGTGGCCGCGGCGAGCATCGGGGCGTCGATACGGGCCCAGGTCGGGTAGAGCGCCACCAGCCAGTTGAACAGGTTGTGGTCGGTGGCCAGCCCCCGGGTGATCCACTGATAGAAGTGGTGATGGGTGTTGATCAGGCCCGGGGTGACGAGGTGTCCCGTGCCATCGATCCGCCGGACGACATTCTCCAGCCCCTCGGGAGCCTTGCCCGCGCCCACCGACTCGATGACCTGGTCCGCGACGACCACATGGCCGGTGGCGTACTCGGTGTCCTGGGCGTCGACGGTCGCGATGGCGCAGTTCTCGATGACGAGGCGCTGCTTCACCGCGCTGTCAGGGGATGCCGGTGCTGCCATGGTGCGTTTCCTTCTTTCCGGGATGTGCGCCCCCTCCCCGATGCGGGTGGGGAGGGGAACGCACGGCACGGCGTTGCGCCGGAGCCGCTCAGAGGTTGGTCAGATCCACCGGGATCCGGGGCTCGACACCGTCGCGCAGAACAGTGGCTTCGATCAGTCCGTACGGGCGGTCCGCCGCGTAATACACGGCTCCTTCGTCGGTATCGTTCTTCAGTCCGAACGGCTCCAGATCCACCAGGAAGTGATGCTTGTTCGGGAGCGAGAAGCGGATCTCATCGACCTCCGAGCGGTGATTGATGACCCGCGCCCCCATTTGGTACAGCGTCTGCTGGAGCGAGAGGCTGTAGGTCTCCGCGAAGGCCTGCAGCATGTGCTTCTTGACCTGCTCGTACGAACGCTCCCAGTTCGGCATCCGCTGCTCGTCGTCGGTCCAGTTGAACCGCCAGCGGCCGGACACCTCGGTGGCGAGGATGCGGTCGTAGGCCTCCTTGAGCGTCGTGTACTTGTCCTTGATGTAGCCCCAGAACTCCGAGTTGGTGGAGTTCATGACCACCAGGTCCTTCAGCCCGGAGATGACCTGCCAGCGCTCACCGTCGTAGGTGATCTCGGTCAGCCGGGTCTCCTGGCCCTTGCGGACGAAGGAGTGCTGGACCTCGTCGGCGCCGATGAAGCGGGAGTTGGCGTCGGAGCCGGCGATCCGCTCCCAGGCGTACTCCTCGATCCGGATACGGGCCCGGTGGATCGGCTCCTGGCTGCTGACGAAGTGCCGCGCCAGGTGGATGCCGAACTGCTCGGCCGACTCGATCCCGTACTCCTTGGCGAAGGCGTACACGGTGTTCTTGGTGGTGTCCGTCGGCAGGCAGTGGGCGTTGGAGCCGGAGAGGTGGACCTCTTCCAGGTCGCCGGAGAGCGACACCGAGACGTTCAGGTCCTTGATGTGGTGCTTGGCGCCGTCCCGGGTGATCTTGACGACGCGGTTTTCGGCTTTGCCGTACTGGTTCTGTCCGAGCATCACAGGGCGGGCCGGGCGGGAATCGGCAGCGCGGGCCGGGCGGGAATGGGCAGTCATGTCGGTGCTAGCTCCCTCGGTATACGGAGTAGCCGAACGGGTTGAGCAGCAGCGGTACGTGATAGTGCTCGCCCGGCCGGACGGCAAAGGTGATTGCCACCTCCGGGAAGAACGCACCGCTGTCCCTTACGCGGGGGGCGTCCTGCTGTTCCTCGGCTTGCTGGTGTGCGGTGCGGTGTGCGCCGTGCTGGTCTGAAGCGCTGTGCTGGTCTGGAAAGAAGTACTCCTCGACGGCGAAGTCGAGGCGCACATGGGTGGTGCCGGCCGGCAGCTCCGGCAGGTCCTTGCAGCGTCCGTCCGCGTCGGTGGTGGACGCACCGTGGGCGGTCCAGGCGGCGTCGCGACCGGCGCGCACCGACAGCGTGAGGGCGACGCCCTCCGCGGGGCGGCCCACGCTGGTGTCCAGGATGTGGGTGGACACCGACGTAGGTGCGGCCGTCTCGCCACTCATGCTGCGTCTCCTTCTCCGTGCTCCGCGATACGGGTCAGACGAATGCGGTTGATCTTGCCGAGTTCGGTACGAACGATCTCTCGTTCCTGTTCCGGCGTATTGCCGATCCGGAGACGAACGGCGTCCCGCATCTGCTCCCCGGTACGGCCGGAGGCGCAGATCAGAAAGACATGCCCGAACTTCTCCTGGTAGGCCAGGTTGAGTTCCAGCATCTCCGCCTTGAGCGCGTCGGAGGCGCCCGCCATGCCGCTCTGCTCCCGGCGCGAGGCCGGATCACCCGGCTTCGGCCGCCCGATGGGCGGATGCCCGGCCATCGCCTCGGCCAGGTCGTCCGCGGTCAGCTCCGCCATGGCGGCATCACTCGCGGCGAACAGCTCGTCGGCGCCGGCATAGGGCCGCCGGGCGAGCATCCGCTCCCCCCACGCCCGGCTGGCACACACCTCGTGCAGCACGGCACGCGCCGTACCGTCCTCAGCGTTGTTGAACCGAATGAGCCCCGCCCGGGGCGCGGGGGCATCCCCCGCCGGGCGCGGTGAACTCGAAGACACGGGAAGCCTCCGTGGCCTGATGGTGCTGGACAGCTCTGCTTGGCTGGAAACAGCTAAGACCCCCGGCAACATCACGTCAACACTTTGTTGAAAACTCGGCGACGCGAAGGCCGCTGGATGGTGCGGCGGGAGGGGGCTCCGGCAACAGGGGCGCCAATCGGCCAGCCGGTCCGGGAATCGTGGGACGGCCGGCCTCGTGGACGAGCCGGCCGCCCGCTTACTCGCCTTCCACCTGCGGCTTTGCGTCGCGGGACGCGTTCTCGCGGTTCAGGTAGTTGTACACGGTGAAGCGGCTCACTCCGAGTGCGCCGGCGACCGTTTCCACGCCGTGGCGGACGGAGAAGGCGCCGCGGGACTCCAGGATGCGTACGACGGACTGCTTGGTTTTGCGGTCCAGGTCCGCCAGGGGTACGCCGTGGCGGCGCTGGAGTTCGGCGAGGATGTGGTCGAGGGAGTCGGAGAGGTGCGGGAGACGTACGGCTACGCGGTCCTGACCCTCCCAGGTCAGGACGACATCGTCACCCTCGGCCAGGTCCGGGGCGACCATCTGGCCGCCCATCGCGTCGATCAGCGGCTTGACCGCCTGGACGAAGGGGTGGTCGGCGGGGTTCGTCATGTCGCGTCCCCCTCGTCCTGCGCGGCCTCGCCGATCACGTTGACCTGCAGGGAGACGCGGGTGGCGCCCGCTTGCAGGGATTCGCGCAGCAGCGCGGTCACCGCGCCCAGCACCTGGTCGGCGTCGCCCTCTGCCGTATTGCCGAACGGGCCGACGTCTACGGCGTCCAGCTCGGCGCCCGTGACGACCTCCCGTGCCACCACCGCATGCGCCGGCGCCTCGTCCAGGTCGAACGGCTCCGTCGTGAACTCCACTCTCAATCGCACGCCGCTCAACCTACGCGCGGTTCGGCCCGGCCACCAGAAATTGCCCCGGGGGCCTCTTGACAGCCTCCGAGCGCGCCAGGCAGGGTTCCATTAAGCAGAAACATAGTTCCACTATACGGAAGGGCGCCGCGGTTATGGGTTTCCCGGACACTCGCTTCAACGTCAATCTGTCGATCCTGTTCACCGAGCTTCCGCTGCTGGAGCGGCCGGCGGCCGCGCGGGCGGCGGGGTTCACCGCGGTGGAGCTGTGGTGGCCGTGGGTGGACGCCCCGGTGCCGGAGCAGGCGGAGCTGGACGCACTGCGCGATGCGCTCAACGACGCGGGGACGCGGCTGGTGGGGCTGAACTTCTACGCCGGACAGCTGCCGGGGCCGGACCGTGGCGCGCTGTCGATTCCGGGGGAGGAGTCGGCGAGGTTCCGGGCCAATGTGCCGGTGGCGGTGGAGTTCGCCCGCTCACTGGGGTGCGCGAGCTTCAACGCGCTGTACGGCAACTGCGTCGAGGGCGTGGACCCGGCCGAGCAGGACCGGCTGGCGCTGGAGAACCTCGCGTTCGCCGCGCGGGCCGTGGCGGAGGCGGACGGCACTCTGCTGATCGAGGCGCTCAACGCCCCCGAGTCGCCGCACTGCCCGATCGTCTCGGCGCCGAAGGCGATCGAGGTCGTGGACACGGTGAACGCGGCGACGGGCCTGGACAACGCCCGCTTCCTGATGGACCTCTACCACCTGTCGATGAACGGTGAGGACCTGGACGAGGTCATCGACCGCTACACCCCCAAGACCGCGCATGTGCAGATCGCCGACAACCCCGGCCGCGGCGCCCCCGGTACCGGCGACCTCGACCTCGCCGGGCTGCTCGACCGCCTCGCCAAGGCCGGTTACGACGGCTGGACCGGCCTGGAGTACAAGCCCGGCGACCGCCCCAGCGCCGAGACCTTCGGCTGGCTCCCGGCCGACCGGCGCGGCGCCCGCTTCTGACACGTCGTAAGCGCTTCGAAAGAGATACCGATGAGCAATCTTCCCAAGGTCGCGTGGATCGGGCTGGGCATCATGGGTTCGCCCATGGCCGAGAACCTGATCAAGGCCGGCTACCCGGTGACCGGTTACACCCTGGAGGCCGACAAACTGGAGCGGCTGGCCAACAGCGGCGGGAGTGTGGCCGGCTCGGTCGCCGAGGCGGTCCGCGACGCCGACGTCATCATCACCATGGTCCCGGCCTCCCCGCAGGTCGAGGCCATCGCCTACGGCCCCGACGGCATCCTGGCCCACGCCCGGCGCGGCGCACTGCTGATCGACATGTCCTCGATCACCCCGCAGACCTCCATCGACCTCGCCCACGCCGCCGCCGACAAGGGCCTCCGCGTCCTGGACGCCCCGGTCTCCGGCGGCGAGGCCGGGGCGATCGAGGCGGTGCTGTCCATCATGGTCGGCGGGGAGCAGGCCGACTTCGACGCCGCCCGCCCGCTGCTGGAGGCGCTCGGCAAGACGATCGTGCGCTGCGGGCCGCACGGCTCGGGCCAGACGGTCAAGGCCGCCAACCAGCTCATCGTCGCCGTCAACATCCAGGCCTGCGCCGAAGCCGTCGTCTTCCTGGAGAAGTCCGGCGTCGACCTGAGCGCCGCCCTCGATGTCCTGGGCGGCGGGCTGGCCGGCTCCACCGTCCTGGCCCGCAAGAAGGACAACTTCACCACCCGCGACTTCCGCCCCGGCTTCCGCATCGACCTCCACCACAAGGACATGGGCATCGTCACCGACGCCGCCCGCACCGTCGGCGCCACCCTCCCCGTCGGCAGCCTCGTCGCCCAACTCATCGCCGCCCTCCGCGCACAAGGCGACGGCGGCCTCGACCACTCCGCCCTCCTGCGCGGCGTCGAACGCCTCTCCGGAGACCACACCAGCACCGCCTGAAGCCTCTCCGGGCACCCCACCGGGCCGCCCGGACGCTTCCCACCCGCTTCCGGGCGGTGGCCGCGCCGACACTTGTCCTGTCGCGCCCAGGTGCGGCCGCCGTCCGGAACACCTCTGCATGCCCCCTCAGGTTTGTTTCAACAAACTGTTGACGTCTGGTCGGAGCGCTTCCTACGCTCCCGACATGCGGAAGCCCACTTCCGCGCTCTCGTACGGAAGGTCACCATGTCGAAGCCCACGCTGACGGCGCGCTTTCTCACTACGGAGGCAGGCGCCCCCGTCGCCGACAACCAGAACTCCGCCACCGCCGGCGTCGGCGGCCCGATCGTCCTCCAGGACCAGCACCTGCTGGAGAAGCTCGCCCGCTTCAACCGCGAGCGCATCCCGGAGCGCGTGGTGCACGCCCGTGGGTCCGCGGCGTACGGCTACTTCGAGGTGACCGATGACGTCACCGGCTTCACCCGCGCCGACTTCCTCAACACCGTCGGCAAGCGCACCGAGACGTTCATCCGCTTCTCGACCGTCGCCGACAGCCTCGGCGGCCCGGACGCGGCCCGTGACCCGCGTGGCTTCGCCCTGAAGTTCTACACCGAGGAGGGCAATTACGACCTCGTCGGCAACAACACCCCGGTGTTCTTCATCAAGGACCCCATCAAGTTCCCCGACTTCATCCACTCGCAGAAGCGCGACCCCTTCACGGGCAAGCAGGAGCCGGACAACGTCTGGGACTTCTGGGCCCACTCCCCCGAGGCCACCCACCAGGTCACCTGGCTGATGGGCGACCGCGGCATCCCGGCCTCCTACCGCCATATGAACGGCTACGGCTCGCACACCTACCAGTGGACGAACGCCGAGGGCGCGGCCTTCTTCGTCAAGTACCACTTCAAGACCAACCAGGGCATCCGCTGCCTGGACGCCGAGCAGGGCGCCGCGCTGTCCGGCACCGACCCGAACAGCCACCAGACCGACCTGCTCCAGTCCATCGAGCGGGGCGTCTACCCCTCCTGGACGCTGTATGTGCAGATCATGCCGGCGGCCGAGGCGGCGAACTACCGCTT contains these protein-coding regions:
- a CDS encoding catalase, with the protein product MTARFLTTEAGAPVADNQNSATAGVGGPIVLQDQHLLEKLARFNRERIPERVVHARGSAAYGYFEVTDDVTGFTRADFLNTVGKRTETFIRFSTVADSLGGPDAARDPRGFALKFYTEEGNYDLVGNNTPVFFIKDPIKFPDFIHSQKRDPFTGKQEPDNVWDFWAHSPEATHQVTWLMGDRGIPASYRHMNGYGSHTYQWTNAEGAAFFVKYHFKTNQGIRCLDAEQGAALSGTDPNSHQTDLLQSIERGVYPSWTLYVQIMPAAEAANYRFNPFDLTKVWPHSDYPLQRVGRLVLDRNPDNVFAEVEQSAFSPNNFVPGIGPSPDKMLQGRLFAYADAHRYRLGVNHTQLPVNAPKATTAENYGRDGLMATNGYDRYAKNYEPNSYSGPVQTDRPLSAPLAVSGHVGTHEAPAHTKDDDFFQAGELYRLMSEDEKKRLVNNIAGGLSQVSRDDVIEKNLAHFHAADPDYGKRVEVRVRELRED
- the uraH gene encoding hydroxyisourate hydrolase, whose amino-acid sequence is MSGETAAPTSVSTHILDTSVGRPAEGVALTLSVRAGRDAAWTAHGASTTDADGRCKDLPELPAGTTHVRLDFAVEEYFFPDQHSASDQHGAHRTAHQQAEEQQDAPRVRDSGAFFPEVAITFAVRPGEHYHVPLLLNPFGYSVYRGS
- a CDS encoding TetR/AcrR family transcriptional regulator; this translates as MARRRDQVLDAGIQVLGSEGARRLTYQAVDAAAGVPSGTTSNYFRNRAALIDGIVDHLQVLERRDWENFAAAAAPADAGELADAVTRFLQYATGPERARTAARFALYLEATARPELRPALTRGRETVLGWGAEWLERFGSPAPRRHCAVLFDYMDGVAFHQLAFPVEDFDPGPGIRELLSGLLG
- a CDS encoding 8-oxoguanine deaminase; the encoded protein is MAAPASPDSAVKQRLVIENCAIATVDAQDTEYATGHVVVADQVIESVGAGKAPEGLENVVRRIDGTGHLVTPGLINTHHHFYQWITRGLATDHNLFNWLVALYPTWARIDAPMLAAATQGSLGMMVKGGVTTASDHHYVFPRGSGDLVSAELAAVAEIGARITLARGSMDRSEKDGGLPPDFAVETTEGALLATEEAIDTHHDTSFGAMVQIAAAPCSPFSVSTELMRQGAELARRKGVRMHTHGSETVEEEKFCHELFGMGPTDYFESTGWLGDDVWMAHCVHMNDSDIAAFARTGTGVAHCPSSNARLAAGIARVPDMLAAGVPVGLGVDGTASNESGELHTELRNALLINRLGAHREAALNARKALRLGTYGGAQVLGRTSEIGSLEAGKLADLVLWKLDGLGHSSIADPVTALVFGPAAPVTLSLVGGRPVVEDNHLSNVDEDTIARTARAEAQRLARIAAEG
- the pucL gene encoding factor-independent urate hydroxylase, which produces MTAHSRPARAADSRPARPVMLGQNQYGKAENRVVKITRDGAKHHIKDLNVSVSLSGDLEEVHLSGSNAHCLPTDTTKNTVYAFAKEYGIESAEQFGIHLARHFVSSQEPIHRARIRIEEYAWERIAGSDANSRFIGADEVQHSFVRKGQETRLTEITYDGERWQVISGLKDLVVMNSTNSEFWGYIKDKYTTLKEAYDRILATEVSGRWRFNWTDDEQRMPNWERSYEQVKKHMLQAFAETYSLSLQQTLYQMGARVINHRSEVDEIRFSLPNKHHFLVDLEPFGLKNDTDEGAVYYAADRPYGLIEATVLRDGVEPRIPVDLTNL
- a CDS encoding 2-hydroxy-3-oxopropionate reductase yields the protein MSNLPKVAWIGLGIMGSPMAENLIKAGYPVTGYTLEADKLERLANSGGSVAGSVAEAVRDADVIITMVPASPQVEAIAYGPDGILAHARRGALLIDMSSITPQTSIDLAHAAADKGLRVLDAPVSGGEAGAIEAVLSIMVGGEQADFDAARPLLEALGKTIVRCGPHGSGQTVKAANQLIVAVNIQACAEAVVFLEKSGVDLSAALDVLGGGLAGSTVLARKKDNFTTRDFRPGFRIDLHHKDMGIVTDAARTVGATLPVGSLVAQLIAALRAQGDGGLDHSALLRGVERLSGDHTSTA
- the uraD gene encoding 2-oxo-4-hydroxy-4-carboxy-5-ureidoimidazoline decarboxylase, producing MSSSSPRPAGDAPAPRAGLIRFNNAEDGTARAVLHEVCASRAWGERMLARRPYAGADELFAASDAAMAELTADDLAEAMAGHPPIGRPKPGDPASRREQSGMAGASDALKAEMLELNLAYQEKFGHVFLICASGRTGEQMRDAVRLRIGNTPEQEREIVRTELGKINRIRLTRIAEHGEGDAA
- a CDS encoding helix-turn-helix domain-containing protein, which encodes MTNPADHPFVQAVKPLIDAMGGQMVAPDLAEGDDVVLTWEGQDRVAVRLPHLSDSLDHILAELQRRHGVPLADLDRKTKQSVVRILESRGAFSVRHGVETVAGALGVSRFTVYNYLNRENASRDAKPQVEGE
- a CDS encoding FAD-dependent monooxygenase yields the protein MTRKQRTAAVVGGGIGGLATALSLRKSGWTVDVFERARRFPTAGTALGLWPTALGALDALGVGAQVRSLSRPQTSGAFLRPDGGRIATLDIEAMKRRTGEAGRLISRPDLLSLLQEAAGEVTFGERIEDLGALNGSYDVVIAADGLNSAARTALFGPRHRARYVGASSWRGTVDGEIGSITETWGEGRRFGITPSSGGRTNWFACAVVPEGQREPGREAATLREWFGHWHTGVRDIVDRLTESEVLRLDLYYLDPPLPSYVRGRTVLIGDAAHAMTPDLGRGACEALVDAVELTRALTATPDVPSALRAYDRARRPQTQRLVRTARLMNRMAHARRLPGLRNAAMRTAMAVGGALG
- a CDS encoding nucleobase:cation symporter-2 family protein — protein: MAAKTGQQSEGDRIHPVDETLPPFKMITSGLQHVAAMYAGVVAPPMIVGPACGLSATETAFLMGASLFTAGIATLLQTLGFWKVGARLPFVNGVSFAGVTPMVAIGKAQGPDDALPVIFGAVIVAGVLGFLLAPYFSKLVRFFPPVVTGTVITLIGVSLLPVAFNWSQGGNDRAPDYGSLTNIGMAALTFLIVLVLRRVLRGFLQQIAILLGLVAGTLIAIPVGITDFSALSQASLIGFPTPFHFGAPQFDLAAIISMCIVMLVCMTESTADMLALGRIVGRPADERTIEGGLRADTLGTAVSPLFNGFANSAFAQNIGLVAMTKVRSRFVVATGGLILIVLGLCPVAASVISLVPLPVLGGAGIVLFGSVAASGIQTLASAAMEKGDNALIVAAAVGIGLIPIAAPDFYHHLPKDLLVVLDSGISTGCLVAIVLNLAFNHLGRERADGGAVDGSAVDAEPVDAERAAGGTAARDSVAGDPAARGAAAEEPAGDPAAAAPAH
- a CDS encoding TIM barrel protein; protein product: MGFPDTRFNVNLSILFTELPLLERPAAARAAGFTAVELWWPWVDAPVPEQAELDALRDALNDAGTRLVGLNFYAGQLPGPDRGALSIPGEESARFRANVPVAVEFARSLGCASFNALYGNCVEGVDPAEQDRLALENLAFAARAVAEADGTLLIEALNAPESPHCPIVSAPKAIEVVDTVNAATGLDNARFLMDLYHLSMNGEDLDEVIDRYTPKTAHVQIADNPGRGAPGTGDLDLAGLLDRLAKAGYDGWTGLEYKPGDRPSAETFGWLPADRRGARF